Proteins encoded in a region of the Zea mays cultivar B73 chromosome 2, Zm-B73-REFERENCE-NAM-5.0, whole genome shotgun sequence genome:
- the LOC103648631 gene encoding uncharacterized protein has product MGDSVDWNEDNTALVCELFAEQVKAHNRSGTHLNKTGYKNVMDKFKEKTGLSYTKMQFKNKWDKMRIEYTNWKRLSKETGIAKFKDGPLLHEEEKAIMYEDIRNTGDDHWAPSSGITPQILEGETTENTDDKDGDYEANDDKDEDYEECEEVSPTTAKGKCHVSVGRKDKGKKPKSLGGHWVQDQLSKLVTASEKSTTSIESLARKEDNGCSIRDVMALAKECGAVLGTKEHFIASQVFVKRAEREMFMTLDTPKERFNWLTMKHDWVTRMSH; this is encoded by the coding sequence ATGGGTGATAGTGTCGATTGGAATGAAGATAACACTGCTCTAGTGTGTGAATTGTTCGCCGAACAAGTGAAGGCGCACAACCGTTCTGGTACCCACTTAAATAAAACAGGGTACAAAAATGTGATGGACAAATTCAAAGAAAAGACTGGGTTGTCCTACACCAAAATGCAGTTCAAGAACAAATGGGACAAGATGAGGATTGAGTACACAAATTGGAAAAGACTATCGAAGGAAACTGGTATTGCCAAGTTTAAAGATGGGCCTCTGTTGCACGAGGAAGAAAAAGCCATCATGTATGAAGATATTAGGAACACAGGAGATGATCATTGGGCTCCGTCAAGTGGTATTACACCACAAATTCTGGAGGGTGAAACCACGGAGAACACTGATGACAAGGATGGAGACTATGAGGCCAATGATGACAAGGATGAAGACTATGAAGAATGTGAAGAGGTTTCCCCTACAACTGCTAAAGGAAAGTGTCATGTTTCTGTTGGTCGAAAGGACAAGGGTAAAAAGCCCAAGTCATTGGGAGGACATTGGGTGCAAGATCAATTGAGCAAACTTGTGACAGCAAGTGAGAAGAGCACAACATCCATTGAGTCTTTGGCAAGAAAGGAGGACAATGGGTGCTCCATTAGAGATGTGATGGCATTGGCGAAGGAGTGTGGTGCAGTTCTAGGAACAAAAGAACACTTCATAGCATCTCAAGTTTTTGTCAAGAGGGCAGAGAGGGAGATGTTTATGACTTTGGACACACCGAAAGAACGCTTCAACTGGCTTACAATGAAACATGATTGGGTCACTAGGATGAGTCACTAG